In Thiothrix unzii, the genomic stretch CATTATTTTGAATGATGTTTGACCAATTCAATTCCGCATCACCTTGGCGCAAATACCTTAGGGTTTTGAGAAAAACCTCAATGGTTGCCAAGCTAAATATCCTTTCCATATTGTTTAATTATTGACCATCATGTAGCATCTGATGCTAGAAATGAAACATCGTAATGCTTCGATACTATATTAGAAATATGACAAGTTTAATTAATTATTAACTCAATGAGGATTTGTAATGGATTGTTTGTTGGTGGGCGGAGCTCCAAGCGTTGGCAAAAGCCATTTAATACATGGATTGGCGCTGTGGATATTAAATAAGCCAGGGTTTCTTTTGGCTTCCGCCAAAAGCTATAATAGTAATGCCCTGAATTCATTAAATAATAATCCATTTGTTGATTTTATGGCGGTAATTGACGGCGTGAATACTTTTAATAAAAAAATCAGGATTATAGTTAACAGTGCAACAGATGATGTTAATATAATCAATAATTTCAAGGGGTTTTTTGATGCAAATGGCGGTTACGATATATTGATAAGCTCGGTAAGAGATGGTGATTTAAGAAATGGTAATTTTTGGCCTAGGCAAGAATTTTTTCAAATTATGAATTTGAATTCAATATCTAATTTAATATTAGAGCTACCTTTAGCCAAAGTAACACGAAGAAGGAATTCCCAATCAGCATATAACTGGTATGAAACAGAAACATCTCGCTTGGCTCAGCATATATTAAGTCGAAATCCTTTTAATTTATGATGGCGAACTTTGCCCCCCCGAAATTGTAAAATCCACGTTTTGGCACTTTCAAGACGGTTGCTGTATGTGTTTGGTTGGATACCGAAACCAGACAATGGCTTACACTCCATGTCCCAATTGAACCCTACGTACAAACACCCCGCCAACCCGCATTCTGCCGTGGAAGAATTACGGTGCAAATAAATGGGACGCGGTTTCCCCCACTAATTTGGCAGATTTTACAATTTCGGGGGATGGGCAAAGTTAGCCAATTTAATGTCATCTGATGTATTAATTATTTTCCATCGTTGATTACCAGAACCAGTTCCACCATTAATATGGTAAACTATAACTATAATGCCATCACTCATTTTAGCCTCACAGACATCCATGCAGGCTTGTGTAATCTTAATATTTTTTCCATCTTCTCGGCGTTCATTTTTATTCTCGATAACATAAAATCCATCTTCATCTTCTAGTATAAAATGCCATAATTGGCTATCATTTCCTATTTGAACAGGAGCTAAGTCAATAAGCCAACCATCACGAGGAAAGTTACTTGATGGCTGTAAGCAACGTGATGGGTCTTTTGAATCTTTCAATACGATTCTTCCAAAATCTCCTGATTTTTGATTGATTTCTTCATTATTATCAGAAACAAACATCCATTCATCAGCTTTTATGTTTTGAATAACTCTTTCATTGTTATCTTTTGCTAGATATTTTTTACTGTGCTTTACTTGTAACTTCATATCGTACTCACTTTGAAATTATAAAATATAATTTTATCGTCCTGGACGATAATCACCAATTATAGCGTTTCTATATAACATGGCCTCACCTGTAAAATATATTACATTTTGGTCTTTAGTTGACTTCCATACTAATGAGTATATATTTTTACAATTTGGTTTTGCTGTGATATTTAGATTTGCGATTATCGAATCACCATCTTCGTGCCAAACCGTAAGATATTCTCCAGTAAAGTCATAGTCTTTATCTTCATCTTCAGAATAAATTCTACTTGCTGACTCTGGTTCACTGTGTTGGCTATAATTACTTGAATACTCTCCGATTAAGTTATAGTTGGTAGTTAATTCAAAGTAGAAGCGACCATTTAATTTCTTTTTTGCCATAAAATTACTCTAAGAATTATAGGGTGTAACGATGTCTAACGTCCGAATTGACGGGCGCAGCGGTAAACTGATTGATCGGAGTGATGAGCTGTCACCGCGTCCGTCGTCGAATGTCTTGTTGGCGCATTATCAGCCGATGAGCAGTGGCACGACTGTTGAATGATGCACGGCAAAAACAAAGCATAAATCAGGCACGATCTATTACGCATCAGCGCACCGTGAAAGATGGGGCAACCACCAATCTGAGTAAATGAACGAAACCACCGTATTTTGTCGGCAACGGATAATCTCTCTGTTTTCGGTCGTTCAAGTTGGCGTTGTCTGTCACGCATCAGCGCACTGTGAACGATAGGGCAATCATCAATCTCGGCAATGGAGTTATTAGAGATATTTTTATGATTACCATTTGTTTCCGCATTTATTGCATTTATAATCAGCACCATTTATTGATGAACTAATATAGTAGCCTATGTCAGTTGATCTGCATTCAGGGCATTTCATAGACTTCATGTCTCCATCATATATGCCACCAATGCTTCCTGATCCTCGATTTCCAGATTTTATTGCGGCTATTATAGCAATAATTACGATAATAACAATTATTCCATCCATTGTTCACAACCTTCTTTAGATTTCACTTTTTACAGGTATATCTCAGTATCATAAAGTTACTGCTGAGATAAAAAGTTTTCTGTTTACCATCATTCAACTTGGTAAGCTCTACTTGTTAGCAAGGGAAGCCCCATCTTTTTAAACGTCATCAATCTGGCGATGCTTTTTGTTTTTCCCCACGCCAACAGTTTGTTATACGGCGGTCAGGAATATCAGTCTATGCAGACGCAGCCTATCCGAATATGCGGAACGGTTTTCCGGGCGGTAAGTTGTTGTCTGCATGGCTACTTCCTTGGTGTGTACACTCATTGACCAGAACTATACAGCCTGCCGTTTGTCGCTGGATAGTGTTTTTTACGCAGGGATCAGAGCATCTGACTTTTTATCAGTTGCCTTGGGGCTTTGCCCCAAACCCCAAGGTATTTGGAACCAGGATGATGCACAACCATCAGTAATCCTTTTGTCTCGCCAGTGTCCCGCGTAGACTCCCTTCAAGACACTTGTAGACAATCGCCGGGACACCCATGGAAATTTCTATTTTAGAAGCATCAAAGAGCCTTAAGGTTGGCAGGAGTACAATCTACAAAAGGATTGCAAGCGGTGAACTCTCCAAGACACCCAACGGGAAAATAGACACATCGGAGCTTTTCCGTGTTTTCGGTTCGTCTCCCAAGACAGTCAGCCAAGACACTCCCAAGACACCTGTGGACAATTTCCAAGACATAGAAAACCACCCTCTGTACAAAGCCCAAGCGGACAAGGTTCGTATGCTGGAGGAAGCTTTAAACCAAGCCTGCGACCGTGAGCAGTGGCAACGGGGACAAATCGAGAAGCTAACAGACACCATAAAGCTCCTAGAAGCCCCAAGAACACCAGCACCACCTACCCCACCAACACAAGCCGAACGGCTCAAGGGCTTCATAGATCGTGTTCTAGGCCGGTAAGTTTGCCTTTCTTCCTGTTCAGCCTACAATGAGCCTATACACCTAATTTTTCAGGTATGCAGACAATGACCACACGACAAGGGATAACCCCCGACATCTTACCTGCTGGACTTTCCCCCATAGAGAAAGCCAAGGTTTCCGCGCTTATGCGAAAAATGGGGCGGGATGATTTTCTTTTG encodes the following:
- a CDS encoding RICIN domain-containing protein, which translates into the protein MKLQVKHSKKYLAKDNNERVIQNIKADEWMFVSDNNEEINQKSGDFGRIVLKDSKDPSRCLQPSSNFPRDGWLIDLAPVQIGNDSQLWHFILEDEDGFYVIENKNERREDGKNIKITQACMDVCEAKMSDGIIVIVYHINGGTGSGNQRWKIINTSDDIKLANFAHPPKL
- a CDS encoding plasmid replication DNA-binding protein, with translation MEISILEASKSLKVGRSTIYKRIASGELSKTPNGKIDTSELFRVFGSSPKTVSQDTPKTPVDNFQDIENHPLYKAQADKVRMLEEALNQACDREQWQRGQIEKLTDTIKLLEAPRTPAPPTPPTQAERLKGFIDRVLGR